In one window of Mytilus trossulus isolate FHL-02 chromosome 7, PNRI_Mtr1.1.1.hap1, whole genome shotgun sequence DNA:
- the LOC134726243 gene encoding uncharacterized protein LOC134726243, with amino-acid sequence MDVIQRRLFDIQRIEKQNFKAKQNKKFKRDRLNQQSSVFEEDPILNLLKESKSKQPRKRRFKKQKHAVQDKLVVNLSSIELTTSEEKLLSKGLNFCPAPATVNNLQLETDVEAFARRLRLKEHFNRQQKKNLKEAGMNESDYESDEGDICIPKFKKKSTWNPPKSKNDNLESFITSVKAEVRSSISGKQVRNISKSESQAMINLKDRDEIVIKQADKGSAVVVMNKADYIEEGNRQLSNAKFYKELTCDPTKEINKKINDALSEMNKDKQIDDDTYDYLRPDETCTAGRFYLLPKLHKEGIPGRPIVSANGHPTEKISEFVDYHLRPHVQQLPSHIQDTTDYLKKMNSLSPLPNNTILVSMDVCSLYTNIPKDEGIAACEKVWNTRKDKHPQTDCLVQLLKLVLENNNFIFNDKHFLQIDGTSMGTKMAPSFANIFMGDLEERILLSVPYKPLSWLRFIDDIDMKWNDTAEHLQDFLDHCNQFHHSIKFTSEFSSEKIAFLDTTTFVKNGIMTTDLHTKKTDKHQFLSPKSCHPKHCSRSIPYSQAIRLKRICSSESKLNYRLGQLKTQLKSRGYKTKNITDAFDKAKEKDRASLMEYKNKATRADRIPFVVTFHPDLTNISSSIRKHWRLIENDSSLKEIFPSPPLIAYRRPKNLKDILVTSKVKKQETSKFGCYKQCGRRNCKCCKAANTDHSFSSTVTKQRYNIYVTSNCKTENSIYILTCGTCKLQYVGETETTFNIRLNNHRSFYTKGRNCPITRHLLRTGHTFENITFQIIEVNQNWDPEMRKKRERFWMHQLRTLEPDGLNERDEKQFYPKAKE; translated from the coding sequence ATGGACGTAATTCAAAGACGACTATTCGACATTCAAAGAATAgagaaacaaaatttcaaagctaaacaaaataaaaaattcaaacgagaccGTTTAAACCAACAAAGTTCCGTTTTTGAAGAAGATCcaattttaaacttgttaaaAGAGAGTAAATCAAAACAACCGAGGAAAAGgcgttttaaaaaacaaaaacacgcAGTTCAAGATAAGTTAGTTGTAAATCTGTCATCAATAGAACTAACTACCTCTGAGGAAAAACTATTGAGTAAAGGCCTTAATTTTTGTCCAGCTCCAGCAACCGTCAACAATTTACAACTTGAGACAGATGTAGAAGCATTTGCCAGGCGTCTCCGGTTGAAAGAACATTTCAATAGACAacagaagaaaaatttaaaagaagccGGAATGAATGAATCTGATTATGAGAGTGATGAAGGAGACATATGCAtcccaaaatttaaaaagaaaagtacaTGGAATCCCCCTAAAAGCAAAAACGACAATTTGGAATCATTCATTACATCAGTCAAAGCTGAGGTCAGATCTTCAATCAGTGGTAAACAAGtcagaaatatttcaaagtcaGAAAGTCAAGCCATGATTAACTTAAAAGACCGTGACGAAATTGTTATCAAACAAGCTGACAAAGGAAGTGCCGTTGTAGTGATGAACAAGGCAGACTACATCGAAGAAGGAAATCGTCAACTCTCAAACgctaaattttataaagaacTAACATGTGATCCAACAaaagaaatcaacaaaaaaattaatgacgCCCTCTCAGAAatgaataaagataaacaaattgATGACGATACGTACGATTATCTACGCCCAGACGAAACGTGCACAGCCGGTCGATTCTACTTACTTCCAAAACTTCACAAAGAAGGGATTCCAGGGAGACCTATAGTATCAGCTAATGGCCATCCCACCgaaaaaatttctgaatttgttGATTACCATCTCAGACCACATGTTcaacaactaccatctcatatTCAAGATACGACTGactatttgaagaaaatgaattcCTTAAGTCCTTTACCCAACAACACAATTTTGGTTTCAATGGATGTGTGTTCTTTATACACAAATATTCCAAAAGATGAAGGAATAGCCGCGTGTGAAAAAGTATGGAATACTCGAAAGGATAAACATCCCCAAACTGACTGTCTAGTTCAATTGCTCAAGCTAGTTCTTGAAAATAACAACTTTATTTTCAACGACAAGCACTTTTTACAGATTGACGGAACTAGTATGGGAACAAAAATGGCACCTTCTTTTGCCAACATTTTTATGGGGGATCTCGAAGAACGCATCCTTTTGAGTGTGCCATACAAACCTTTGTCATGGCTCCGTTTTATTGATGATATTGACATGAAATGGAACGATACTGCAGAACATTTGCAAGATTTCTTAGATCATTGTAATCAGTTCCATCACTCAATTAAATTTACATCTGAATTTTCAAGCGAGAAAATTGCTTTTCTCGACACCACCACATTTGTAAAAAACGGGATCATGACAACTGACCTCCACACAAAGAAAACTGATAAACACCAGTTCCTTTCTCCAAAAAGTTGTCATCCGAAACACTGCTCCAGGAGTATACCTTACAGTCAAGCCATCAGACTAAAGCGAATTTGCTCCTCTGAATCCAAACTTAACTATCGTTTGGGACAACTAAAAACACAGCTGAAATCAAGAGGatataaaaccaaaaacatcacAGACGCTTTTGATAAAGCTAAAGAAAAAGATCGAGCTAGCCTCAtggaatacaaaaataaggcgACCCGTGCAGATAGAATTCCGTTTGTTGTAACATTCCATCCcgatttgacaaatatttcatcttctATCCGAAAGCACTGGCGTCTAATCGAAAATGACTCGTCCTTAAAAGAAATTTTTCCATCACCTCCTCTTATTGCCTATCGCAGACCCAAAAATCTCAAAGACATACTTGTGACATCAAAAgtaaagaaacaagaaacttcaaaatttgggTGTTACAAACAATGCGGTAGAAGGAACTGTAAGTGCTGTAAAGCCGCCAACACTGACCACTCTTTCAGCAGCACGGTAACAAAGCAGCGATACAACATCTATGTTACATCTAATTGCAAAACGgaaaatagtatttatattcTTACTTGTGGAACTTGCAAGCTGCAGTATGTTGGTGAAACAGAAACCACATTTAATATCAGACTAAACAATCATCGGTCGTTTTATACAAAAGGAAGAAACTGTCCAATTACGAGACACCTCTTAAGAACAGgacatacttttgaaaatatcacctTTCAAATAATTGAGGTAAACCAAAATTGGGACCcagaaatgagaaaaaagagAGAAAGGTTCTGGATGCATCAGCTACGTACTCTTGAACCTGATGGACTTAATGAGAGGGATGAAAAACAGTTCTACCCGAAAGCAAAGGAATAA